GTAGCACAACAGGTCGGCCGATGCCCTATCGTCCAGCCCGGGCCGGCCCAGCCAGCGTCGAGCATCCCAGCACGCCGCGCCCAACGCCTCGTGCGCGGTCATCCCAATCCTCTGCAGCGCCGCTACCTCGTCAGCGATCCGTCCGTGCTCGATCGTGCTGCCCGCATCGGTGCCCGCGTATACCGGCACCCCCGCCTCCCGCGCCGCAGCGACCCGCCCATAGCCGCGGGCATACAGGTCGCGCATGTGCGCGGCATAGGTTGGATAGCGCCCTGCCGCATCGGCAATGCCCGGAAAGTTTTCCAGGTTGATCAGCGTGGGGACCAACGCGGTGCCGTGCTCGAGCATCAAGGCGATGGTGTCGTCGGTGAGGCCGGTGCCGTGCTCGATGCAGTCGATGCCGGCGTTGATCAAGCCGGGCAGCGCGTCCTCGCTGAAAACGTGCGCGGTGACCCGGGCGCCCTGAGCGTGTGCCGTGTCGATGGCGGCTTTGAGCACGTCATCGGACCACAACGGGGCAAGATCGCCGATTTGACGGTCGATCCAGTCACCGACCAGCTTGACCCAGCCGTCACCGCGGCGGGCCTGCTCGGCTACCGCTGCCGGCAGCTGGGATTCGTCTTCGAGCTCGACCGCGAAGCCGGCGATGTAACGCTTGGGTCTGGCCAGGTGCCGTCCGGCGCGGATGATGCGGGGCAGGTCTTCGTGGTCGTCAAGGCCGCGGGTGTCGGTCGGCGAGCCGCAGTCCCGCAACAGCAGCGCGCCGACGTCACGTTCGGTCTCGGCCTGAGCGATCGCCTCGTCGAGTTCGACGTTGCCGTGTTTCCCAAGCCCGACATGGCAGTGCGCGTCGACCAGCCCGGGCAGGATCCAGCCGCCGTCAAAGACGGTGTCGGCTCCTGCCACCGGTTCGGTGCTAATGCGGCCGTCGACGATCCACAGTTGGATCGCCGTCTCGTCGGGCAGGCCCAAACCTCGCACGTGCAGGCGCACGGCGCGGCTACGGGGCCTGATGGTGTCGACCCGCTTCACCCGGCTCCGCCGCACTCGCGATCGCCACTACTTCTTGCCTGGGAACTTCAGCTTGGACAGGTCGAAGTCGGCCAGGCCGGGCGGCAGCTCGTCGAGACCTTTGGGCATCTGTGAGAGATCAGGGAGCCCCCCAGGTAGCCCAGCCAAGCCCGGCATCCCGGGCACGCCGAACGGGCTCTTGACCTTCGGCGGCGTCGGACCGCGCGTCCCCTTCTTACTCTTCTTGCCGGATTTGCCTTTTGCGCCCTTGCTCTTTCGCGTCGCGGATTTGCGCCCTATGCCCGGTATGCCCATGCCCCCGAGCATGGACGACATCATCTTGCGGGCTTCGAAGAAGCGCTCGACCAGCTGGTTGACCTCGGACACCGTGACGCCCGAGCCGTTGGCGATGCGCAGCCGCCGCGAGGCATTGATGATCTTGGGGTCTGCCCGTTCCTGCGGCGTCATGCCGCGAATGATGGCCTGGACACGATCGAGTTGTTTGTCGTCGACCTCGGCCAACGCGTCCTTCATCTGAGCCGCGCCGGGCAGCATGCCCAGCAGGTTGCCGATCGGGCCCATCTTGCGTACCGCGAGCATCTGCTCGAGGAAGTCCTCCAGGGTCAGCTCGCCGGCGCCGATCTTGGCTGCGGCCTCCTCGGCCTGTTGTGCATCGAAGACCTGCTCGGCCTGTTCGATCAGGCTCAGCACATCGCCCATGCCCAAGATGCGACTGGCCATCCGGTCCGGGTGGAAGACGTCGAAGTCCTCCAGCTTCTCCCCGGTGGAGGCGAAAAGGATTGGAACACCGGTCACTTCGCGCACCGATAACGCGGCACCACCGCGGGCGTCACCGTCGAGCTTGGTCAAGGCCACACCGGTGAACCCGACGCCCTCGCCGAACGCCGCAGCGGTGGTGACCGCGTCCTGGCCGATCATCGCGTCCAGGACGAACAGCACCTCGTCGGGGTTGATGGCGTCGCGGATGGCCGCGGCCTGGGCCATCAGCTCCTCGTCGATGCCCAGTCGTCCGGCGGTGTCGACGATGACGACGTCGAAGTGCTTGGCCCGGGCCTCGGCCAGCCCGGCCGCCGCCACCGCAACCGGGTCACCGGGGCCGGACTCCGGCGAGGCACCCGGATGCGGCGCGAACACCGGCACTCCGGCACGCTCGCCGACGACCTGCAGCTGGTTCACCGCGGCCGGCCGTTGCAGGTCACAAGCGACCAGCAGTGGCGTGTGTCCTTGTCCACGCAGGCGGGCGGCCAATTTGCCGGCCAGTGTCGTCTTCCCGGAGCCCTGCAGGCCGGCGAGCATCACGACGGTCGGCGGGGTCTTCGCAAACGCCAACTCGCGGGTTTCGCCGCCGAGGATGCTTATCAGTTCCTCGTTGACGATCTTGACGACCTGTTGAGCCGGGTTGAGGGCACTTGACACCTCGGCCCCGCGGGCGCGTTCTTTGATCCGGTGGATGAATGCCCGGACCACCGGTAGCGAAACATCGGCTTCCAGCAGCGCCAAACGAATTTCGCGGGTAGTGGCATCGATATCGGCATCGGTCAGTCGGCCCTTGCCGCGCAGCCCCTGCAGGGCGGCGGTCAAACGGTCAGACAGCGATTCAAACACGCCCGCCAGCCTAATGGTGATCGCGAGCGCCGCGCAGCGGCACCGTTATCCGTTGACTCTGCGTCCACCACGCAAAAGTGCGAGTAACCCGCCTGGTGGACGCAGAGTCAACACGATGCGACGTCGGACCTGCGCCGAAAAGCGTTGCCATGCTACATTTCACCGCCGCCACCTCACGGTTCCGGCTGGGGAGGGAGCGGGCAAATTCGGTCCGTAGCGACGGGGGGTGGGGAGTCTTGCAGCCGGTCAGCGCGACCTTCAACCCTCCGTTGCGGGGTTGGCAGCGCCGGGCGCTGGTGCAGTACCTGGGCACCCAGCCGCGGGATTTCCTCGCGGTGGCCACTCCCGGATCTGGCAAGACATCGTTCGCGCTGCGGATCGCAGCCGAACTACTCCGTTACCACACTGTCGAGCAGGTCACCGTCGTCGTGCCCACAGAGCACCTCAAGGTGCAGTGGGCGCATGCTGCGGCAGCACACGGCCTTTCCCTTGACCCAAAGTTCGCCAACTCCAATCCGCAGACCTCACCGGAGTATCACGGCGTAATGGTCACCTACGCCCAGGTCGCTTCGCATCCCACGCTGCACCGAGTGCGTACCGAAGCGCGCAAGACGTTGGTGGTCTTCGACGAGATCCACCACGGCGGCGACGCCAAGACCTGGGGAGACGCCATCCGGGAAGCTTTCGGTGACGCCACCCGCCGCCTTGCCCTGACGGGTACACCGTTTCGCAGCGACGACAGCCCAATCCCGTTCGTCAGCTACCAGCCCGACGCGGATGGCGTGCTGCGTTCTCAGGCTGACCACACCTACGGCTATGCGGAAGCCCTCGCTGACGGTGTCGTCCGGCCGGTGGTCTTCCTCGCCTATTCGGGGCAGGCGCGCTGGCGGGACAGCGCCGGCGAGGAGTACGAGGCGCGACTGGGCGAGCCGCTGTCTGCCGAGCAGACCGCGCGGGCGTGGCGCACAGCGCTCGACCCGGAAGGCGAGTGGATGCCGGCGGTGATCACGGCGGCCGATCGACGGCTCCGACAACTGCGTGCGCACGTACCCGACGCGGGCGGCATGATCATCGCCTCGGATCGCACCACGGCCCGCGCTTATGCCCGCCTGCTCACCACGATGACGGCCGAAGAGCCCACGGTCGTGCTCTCCGACGACCCCGGATCGTCGGCGCGTATCACGGAATTTGCCCAGGGCACCAGCCGTTGGCTGGTCGCGGTCCGCATGGTCTCCGAAGGTGTCGACGTGCCCCGGCTTTCGGTCGGGGTTTACGCCACCAACGCCTCCACGCCGCTGTTCTTCGCACAGGCCATCGGTCGGTTCGTGAGGTCCCGCCGACCGGGTGAAACCGCGAGCATCTTCGTGCCGTCGGTGCCTAACCTGCTGCAGCTGGCCAGTGCGTTGGAGGTGCAGCGTAACCACGTGCTGGGCCGACCGCACCGCGAATCGGCCCACGATCCCCTCGATGGTGATCCCGCCACCAGGACGCAAACCGAGCGGGGCGGCGCGGAGCGGGGCTTTACCGCGTTGGGGGCCGATGCGGAACTCGATCAGGTCATCTTCGACGGTTCCTCGTTCGGCACCGCCACCCCAACCGGGAGCGACGAGGAGGCCGACTACCTAGGCATCCCCGGGCTGCTCGATGCCGAGCAGATGCGCGCCCTGCTGCACCGCCGCCAAGACGAGCAGCTGAGGAAACGGGCTCAGCTTCAGAAAGGGGCCACCCAGCCAGCAACGTCGGGGGCTTCGGCATCGGTGCATGGCCAACTGCGCGACCTGCGCCGCGAGCTCCACACGCTGGTGTCGATTGCGCACCACCGCACCGGCAAACCGCATGGCTGGATCCACGACGAACGGCGCCGCCGTTGTGGCGGGCCTCCGATCGCCGCTGCCACCCGCGCTCAGATCAAGGCACGCATCGATGCGTTGCGACAGCTCAACTCCGAGCGGTCATGAGCGTGCGATCCTAATCGCCGACGGGTTCGTCGACCACAACGTCGACGCTGGCGCCCAACACCTCCAGCAGGTGTTGCTCGACCGCGGCTCTCGCGTCCAACTCCGCGGGGACCGTCACACAGAACACATCGGCCGCGGTCGATCCGAACGTATTGACCTTCGCCCAGACAATGCCGGCTCCCGCGCCCTCCAGCGCCCCGGCCAGCAACGCGAGCAAACCCGCCCGATCCATGGCCCGAACTTCGAGGATCAGCTTGGCCGGCGCGGCGGTGTCGAGCCACAGGATGCGGGGCGGAGCGGCCGTACGAGTCACGGGC
Above is a window of Mycobacterium tuberculosis H37Rv DNA encoding:
- the ffh gene encoding signal recognition particle protein (signal recognition particle (SRP) protein (ala-, gly-,leu-rich protein)); translation: MFESLSDRLTAALQGLRGKGRLTDADIDATTREIRLALLEADVSLPVVRAFIHRIKERARGAEVSSALNPAQQVVKIVNEELISILGGETRELAFAKTPPTVVMLAGLQGSGKTTLAGKLAARLRGQGHTPLLVACDLQRPAAVNQLQVVGERAGVPVFAPHPGASPESGPGDPVAVAAAGLAEARAKHFDVVIVDTAGRLGIDEELMAQAAAIRDAINPDEVLFVLDAMIGQDAVTTAAAFGEGVGFTGVALTKLDGDARGGAALSVREVTGVPILFASTGEKLEDFDVFHPDRMASRILGMGDVLSLIEQAEQVFDAQQAEEAAAKIGAGELTLEDFLEQMLAVRKMGPIGNLLGMLPGAAQMKDALAEVDDKQLDRVQAIIRGMTPQERADPKIINASRRLRIANGSGVTVSEVNQLVERFFEARKMMSSMLGGMGIPGIGRKSATRKSKGAKGKSGKKSKKGTRGPTPPKVKSPFGVPGMPGLAGLPGGLPDLSQMPKGLDELPPGLADFDLSKLKFPGKK